A genomic window from Pseudomonas leptonychotis includes:
- a CDS encoding ATP phosphoribosyltransferase regulatory subunit — protein MATVDRWLLPDGIEEVLPPYAGRIEVARRQVLDLFQRWGYEFVVTPHIEYLESLLTGAGQDLDLRTFKVTDPLSGRQMGFRADITPQVARIDAHTLRREGPSRLCYAGSVVHAQPRALTTSRSPIQLGAELYGDASPASDVEVISLLVSTLELAAVPDVHMDLGHVGIYRGLARAAELSGEVEQQLFDALQRKAMDEVAELTETLPDDLRKMLRALSELCGGRDVLDLAQACLVDAPDDVHAALDDLMAIADALSLRYPELPLYFDLGELRGYHYHTGVVFAAFVPGVGYAIAQGGRYDDIGADFGRARPATGFSTDLKTLVSLGQMQLGDVPAGIWAPDNHDVFLWQAIQRLRQDGQRVVQALPGQVTADAEAAGCDRQLLLRDGRWQLAELTA, from the coding sequence ATGGCAACGGTAGACCGCTGGCTGCTGCCAGATGGCATCGAAGAAGTACTGCCGCCGTACGCGGGGCGTATTGAAGTGGCACGTCGTCAGGTGCTGGATCTGTTCCAGCGCTGGGGCTATGAATTTGTGGTCACCCCGCACATCGAGTACCTGGAGTCGCTGCTGACTGGCGCGGGCCAGGACCTGGATTTGCGCACCTTTAAGGTCACTGATCCGCTGTCCGGTAGGCAGATGGGCTTTCGTGCCGACATCACGCCGCAGGTGGCGCGCATCGATGCGCATACCCTGCGCCGCGAAGGGCCGAGCCGTCTGTGCTACGCCGGTAGCGTGGTGCATGCTCAGCCGCGTGCGCTGACCACCTCGCGCAGCCCGATCCAGCTGGGTGCTGAGCTGTATGGCGATGCCAGCCCGGCCAGTGATGTGGAGGTGATCAGCCTGTTGGTCAGCACGCTTGAACTGGCCGCTGTGCCGGATGTGCACATGGATCTGGGTCATGTCGGTATTTACCGGGGCCTGGCGCGTGCTGCCGAGTTGTCTGGTGAAGTCGAGCAGCAGTTGTTCGATGCGCTGCAGCGTAAGGCGATGGATGAGGTTGCCGAGCTGACCGAAACCCTGCCGGATGACCTGCGCAAGATGTTGCGGGCGCTCAGTGAGTTGTGTGGTGGTCGTGATGTATTGGACCTGGCTCAGGCATGCCTGGTCGATGCTCCTGATGATGTGCATGCGGCGCTGGATGACCTGATGGCGATTGCCGATGCATTGAGCCTGCGCTACCCGGAGCTGCCGCTGTATTTTGATCTCGGCGAACTTCGCGGTTATCACTACCACACCGGTGTGGTGTTCGCAGCTTTTGTCCCGGGTGTTGGCTATGCCATTGCTCAGGGTGGTCGGTATGACGACATCGGCGCCGATTTTGGCCGCGCGCGTCCGGCGACAGGCTTCTCCACTGACCTGAAAACCCTGGTCAGTTTAGGGCAGATGCAGTTGGGCGATGTGCCGGCCGGCATCTGGGCGCCAGACAACCATGATGTGTTCTTGTGGCAAGCAATTCAGCGGTTGCGTCAGGACGGTCAGCGGGTGGTTCAAGCATTGCCAGGGCAAGTTACGGCTGATGCTGAAGCCGCGGGTTGTGATCGTCAGCTGCTACTGCGTGATGGTCGCTGGCAGTTGGCTGAGCTGACAGCTTAA
- the hflC gene encoding protease modulator HflC, whose product MSNKSLIALIGGVVLAIVAWNSFYIVSQTERAVLLQFGRIVQPDVQPGLHVKIPYVNQVRKFDARLLTLDSSSSRFLTLEKKALMVDAFAKWRVLDAERFYTATSGMKQIADERLARRLEASLRDQFGKRTLHEAVSGERDALMADVTASLNRAAQKELGIEVVDVRVKAIDLPKEVNRSVFDRMSSEREREAREHRAKGKELAEGIRADADRQRRVLLADAYRQAEELRGDGDAQAAAIYSKAYGMDQEFYSFYRSLRAYRESFADKRDVLVLDPSSDFFRYLEKSKP is encoded by the coding sequence ATGAGCAATAAATCGCTGATCGCCCTTATAGGTGGCGTCGTGCTGGCGATCGTCGCCTGGAATAGCTTCTATATCGTCTCGCAAACTGAGCGTGCGGTGCTGTTGCAGTTCGGTCGTATTGTCCAGCCGGACGTGCAGCCGGGTTTGCATGTCAAAATTCCATACGTTAACCAGGTGCGCAAGTTCGATGCGCGGCTGCTGACATTGGACTCCAGCAGCTCGCGTTTCCTTACGCTGGAAAAGAAAGCATTGATGGTCGATGCCTTTGCCAAGTGGCGCGTGTTGGATGCTGAGCGTTTCTACACCGCGACCTCCGGCATGAAGCAGATTGCTGATGAGCGTCTGGCGCGTCGCCTCGAAGCGTCGCTGCGCGACCAGTTTGGTAAGCGCACGCTGCATGAAGCGGTCTCGGGTGAGCGTGATGCCTTGATGGCGGATGTGACGGCCTCCTTGAATCGGGCTGCGCAGAAAGAGCTGGGCATTGAGGTGGTGGATGTGCGCGTCAAGGCCATCGACCTGCCCAAGGAAGTCAACCGAAGCGTATTTGATCGGATGAGTTCTGAGCGCGAGCGTGAAGCCCGCGAGCACCGCGCAAAAGGTAAGGAGTTGGCTGAAGGTATTCGTGCCGATGCCGATCGACAGCGTCGTGTGTTGCTGGCTGATGCCTACCGTCAAGCTGAAGAGCTGCGTGGTGATGGTGACGCCCAGGCGGCTGCGATCTACTCCAAGGCCTACGGCATGGATCAGGAGTTTTACTCGTTCTACCGCAGCCTAAGGGCTTATCGCGAGAGTTTCGCCGACAAGCGTGATGTGTTGGTGCTGGACCCAAGTAGCGACTTTTTCCGCTATTTGGAGAAGTCCAAGCCTTGA
- the hflK gene encoding FtsH protease activity modulator HflK: MAWNEPGGNSNNQDPWGGRKNGDRKGPPDIDEAFRKLQESLNGLFGGGKKRGSETGSGNGGGFGLLFVGLGLLAAVWLYSAIYVVDEQEQAVVLRFGKYYETVGPGLNIYFPPIDRKFQENVTRERAYSKQGQMLTEDENIIEVPLTVQYRVSNLQDFVLNVDQPEVSLQHATDSAVRHVVGSTEMDQVLTEGRELMASEVKERLQRFLDNYRTGITVTQVNLQSAAAPREVQEAFDDVIRAREDEQREKNQAETYANGVVPEARGQAQRLIEDANGYRDEVVSRAQGEADRFTSLVTEYRKAPEVTRERLYLDTMQELMTNTSKVLVTGDKGQNNLLYLPLDKMIDGRSPSAPSSISGAAGAADAGSRVNVDPRQVELRTRESR; encoded by the coding sequence ATGGCTTGGAATGAGCCGGGTGGCAACTCGAATAATCAGGACCCATGGGGTGGCCGTAAAAACGGTGACCGTAAGGGACCGCCGGATATCGATGAAGCCTTCCGCAAGCTGCAGGAGAGCCTTAATGGGCTGTTCGGTGGCGGCAAAAAACGAGGCAGCGAGACTGGCTCTGGCAATGGCGGCGGCTTTGGCTTGCTGTTCGTGGGCCTGGGGCTGCTGGCTGCGGTCTGGCTGTACAGCGCGATCTATGTCGTCGATGAGCAGGAGCAGGCCGTGGTGCTGCGCTTCGGCAAATACTACGAGACAGTCGGCCCGGGTCTGAATATCTATTTCCCGCCGATTGATCGCAAGTTTCAGGAAAACGTCACCCGTGAGCGTGCTTACAGCAAGCAGGGGCAGATGTTGACCGAGGACGAAAACATCATCGAAGTGCCGTTGACCGTGCAGTACCGGGTCAGCAACTTGCAGGATTTCGTACTCAACGTTGATCAGCCGGAAGTCAGTCTGCAGCATGCGACCGACAGCGCCGTGCGTCACGTGGTGGGTTCCACCGAGATGGACCAGGTGCTGACCGAAGGCCGTGAGCTTATGGCCAGTGAGGTCAAGGAGCGCTTGCAGCGTTTCCTCGACAACTACCGCACCGGTATCACGGTGACTCAGGTCAACTTGCAGAGTGCGGCGGCGCCGCGTGAAGTGCAGGAAGCCTTCGATGACGTGATTCGTGCCCGTGAAGACGAGCAGCGTGAGAAGAATCAGGCTGAAACCTATGCCAATGGCGTGGTGCCGGAAGCCCGTGGCCAGGCGCAGCGCCTGATCGAGGATGCCAACGGTTACCGCGATGAGGTGGTTTCTCGGGCACAGGGTGAGGCGGACCGCTTTACCTCATTGGTGACTGAGTACCGTAAGGCACCTGAGGTTACGCGTGAGCGTCTGTATCTGGACACCATGCAGGAGCTGATGACCAACACCAGTAAGGTGTTGGTGACCGGCGATAAGGGGCAGAACAATCTGCTTTATCTGCCGCTGGACAAGATGATCGATGGCCGTAGCCCGTCTGCGCCTAGCTCGATATCCGGCGCTGCGGGTGCCGCAGACGCAGGCTCGCGAGTAAATGTCGATCCGCGTCAAGTTGAGCTGCGCACAAGGGAGAGCCGTTGA
- the hflX gene encoding ribosome rescue GTPase HflX, whose product MFFERHEGGNRAILVHLDGQNPEAREDPQEFQELALSAGAETAAFLSVPSTRLTAKYLIGSGKVAELRDQVKATEADLVIFNHVLTPSQERNLERVFECRVLDRTGLILDIFAQRARTHEGKLQVELAQLDHMSTRLVRGWTHLERQKGGIGLRGPGETQLETDRRLLRVRIRQIKQKLEKVRSQREQARRGRQRADIPSVSLVGYTNAGKSTLFNALTSSDVYAADQLFATLDPTLRRLELDDLGPIVLADTVGFIRHLPHKLVEAFRATLEESSNSDLLLHVIDAHEPERDQQIEQVLAVLGEIGAHELPMLEVYNKLDLLEGVEPQIQRDADGKPQRVWLSARDGRGLPLLRQAIAELLGDDLFVGTLQLPQRLGRLRAQFFDLGAVQSESHAEDGSSLLAVRLPRIELNRLVSREGLKPQEFIEQHTLQ is encoded by the coding sequence TTGTTCTTCGAGCGCCATGAAGGTGGAAATCGGGCCATTCTGGTTCATCTAGACGGCCAAAACCCCGAGGCGCGCGAGGACCCGCAGGAGTTTCAGGAGCTTGCCCTCTCGGCGGGCGCTGAAACAGCTGCGTTCCTCAGTGTTCCGAGCACTCGGCTGACCGCTAAGTACTTGATTGGCAGTGGCAAAGTTGCTGAGTTGCGTGATCAGGTGAAAGCCACCGAGGCTGACTTGGTTATCTTCAATCACGTGCTTACGCCAAGTCAGGAGCGTAACCTTGAGCGCGTTTTCGAGTGTCGGGTGCTAGATCGCACCGGGCTGATTCTCGATATCTTTGCGCAGCGCGCGCGCACCCATGAAGGCAAGCTGCAGGTTGAGCTGGCTCAGCTTGACCATATGAGCACGCGACTGGTTCGTGGCTGGACCCACCTTGAGCGGCAGAAGGGGGGCATTGGCTTGCGTGGGCCGGGTGAAACTCAGCTAGAGACTGACCGCCGCCTGTTGCGTGTGCGGATTCGCCAGATCAAGCAAAAGCTCGAAAAGGTCCGCAGTCAGCGCGAGCAAGCTCGGCGCGGCCGTCAGCGTGCCGACATCCCTTCCGTGTCGCTGGTGGGCTACACCAATGCGGGCAAGTCAACACTGTTCAATGCGCTGACTTCTTCTGATGTTTATGCGGCTGATCAACTGTTCGCCACCCTTGACCCTACCTTGCGCCGTCTGGAGCTGGATGATCTCGGGCCAATCGTGCTGGCTGATACCGTAGGCTTTATCCGTCATTTGCCGCACAAGCTGGTTGAGGCGTTTCGCGCGACGCTTGAAGAGTCGAGCAATTCCGATTTGCTGTTGCACGTAATCGACGCACATGAGCCCGAGCGCGATCAGCAAATCGAGCAGGTGTTGGCGGTGCTGGGTGAGATTGGCGCGCATGAGTTGCCGATGCTTGAGGTGTATAACAAGCTCGACCTGCTTGAAGGGGTAGAGCCACAGATTCAGCGCGATGCCGATGGCAAGCCGCAGCGGGTTTGGTTGTCGGCGCGTGACGGGCGTGGTTTGCCGTTATTGCGTCAGGCGATAGCTGAGCTGTTGGGTGATGATCTATTTGTCGGTACATTGCAGCTGCCACAGCGCCTTGGGCGTTTACGTGCGCAGTTCTTCGATTTGGGTGCGGTACAAAGCGAATCCCATGCCGAAGACGGTAGCAGCCTGCTGGCTGTGCGCTTGCCGCGGATTGAGCTGAATCGGCTGGTGAGTCGTGAAGGGCTTAAGCCGCAGGAATTTATCGAGCAACACACTTTGCAATAA
- the hfq gene encoding RNA chaperone Hfq, translated as MSKGHSLQDPYLNTLRKERVPVSIYLVNGIKLQGQIESFDQFVILLKNTVSQMVYKHAISTVVPSRPVRLPSASETEQAEAEAESGNA; from the coding sequence ATGTCAAAAGGGCATTCGCTACAAGACCCTTACCTGAATACCCTGCGTAAGGAACGCGTCCCGGTTTCTATTTATTTGGTTAACGGCATCAAGCTGCAAGGCCAGATCGAATCTTTCGACCAGTTCGTGATTTTGCTGAAAAACACTGTCAGCCAGATGGTCTATAAACACGCCATTTCCACTGTAGTGCCTAGTCGTCCGGTACGTTTGCCGAGCGCCAGCGAAACCGAGCAAGCTGAAGCTGAAGCTGAGTCCGGTAACGCCTAA
- the miaA gene encoding tRNA (adenosine(37)-N6)-dimethylallyltransferase MiaA, with amino-acid sequence MSERLPPAIFLMGPTAAGKTDLAIELARALPCELISVDSALIYRGMDIGTAKPDKTTLAEFPHRLIDIRDPAESYSAAEFRADALAAMAEITARGRIPLLVGGTMLYFKALLEGLADMPGADAAVRAELQARAQVEGWGALHAELHAVDPESAARIHPNDPQRLVRALEVYRVSGQSMTAHRLRQVAENTAGGTSADCQFPYTVAQIAIAPAQRQLLHERIALRFRLMVEQGLVAEVERLHQRSDLHVGLPSIRAVGYRQVWDYLDGKLDAEQMQERGIIATRQLAKRQFTWLRGWQQDVHWLDSADCDNLPRALKYLAAVSILT; translated from the coding sequence ATGTCCGAGCGCCTACCTCCGGCGATTTTCCTCATGGGGCCGACTGCGGCCGGCAAGACCGATCTGGCCATCGAGCTGGCACGGGCGCTGCCATGCGAGTTGATCAGTGTCGACTCTGCGTTGATCTACCGCGGTATGGACATCGGTACGGCCAAACCGGATAAGACCACGCTGGCTGAGTTCCCGCACCGCCTGATCGATATTCGTGACCCGGCCGAGAGTTATTCGGCGGCCGAGTTTCGAGCTGATGCCCTGGCAGCCATGGCCGAGATCACCGCACGCGGGCGTATCCCGCTGCTGGTGGGTGGCACCATGCTGTATTTCAAAGCTTTGCTCGAAGGTTTGGCGGATATGCCTGGCGCGGATGCGGCCGTGCGGGCTGAGCTGCAAGCGCGTGCTCAGGTTGAAGGCTGGGGCGCGCTGCACGCCGAGCTGCATGCAGTCGATCCTGAATCGGCTGCGCGTATCCATCCCAATGATCCGCAGCGCCTGGTTCGCGCTCTTGAGGTCTACCGGGTGAGCGGACAAAGCATGACTGCTCATCGGTTACGTCAGGTAGCAGAAAATACTGCAGGCGGCACATCGGCGGATTGCCAATTCCCCTATACTGTTGCGCAAATAGCCATAGCCCCGGCACAACGGCAGTTGTTGCATGAGCGAATTGCCCTGCGGTTTCGCTTGATGGTGGAACAGGGGCTGGTTGCCGAGGTCGAACGCCTGCATCAGCGAAGTGACTTGCACGTTGGGTTGCCGTCTATAAGGGCGGTGGGATATCGGCAAGTCTGGGATTACTTAGACGGCAAACTCGACGCCGAGCAAATGCAGGAGCGGGGCATTATCGCCACGCGCCAATTGGCCAAGCGACAATTCACCTGGTTACGGGGTTGGCAGCAGGATGTGCATTGGCTTGATAGTGCTGACTGCGACAATCTGCCGCGTGCCTTGAAATACCTGGCAGCGGTCTCCATATTGACCTGA
- the mutL gene encoding DNA mismatch repair endonuclease MutL, translating to MIDAARIQLLSPRLANQIAAGEVVERPASVIKELLENSLDSGAKRIEVDVEQGGVKLLKVRDNGSGISADDLPLALARHATSKIRELEDLEQVMSLGFRGEALASISSVARLTLTSRTEGAEQAWQVETEGRDMQPRVQPAAHPVGTSVEVRDLFFNTPARRKFLKTEKTEFDHLQEVIKRLALARFDVAFHLRHNGKTMLGLHEAPDELSRARRVASVCGAAFLEQSLPIDIERNGLHLWGWVGLPTFSRSQADLQYFYVNGRMVRDKLVAHAVRQAYRDVLFNGRHPTFVLFLEIDPSVVDVNVHPTKHEVRFRDGRMVHDFLYGTLHRALGEVRPEDQLAAPATVSEMLRPTGQAAGEFGPQGEIGLAASLLQPASSGSVWRSPGAGYQGARPDSALPAAEAQGAYREFFAPMATTPAPAGLPEAQGDIPPLGYAIAQLKGIYILAENVQGLVVVDMHAAHERITYERLKVAMASEGLRGQPLLVPESIAVSQREADCAEEHAEWFLRLGFELQRLGPETLAIRQIPALLKQAEATRLVQDVLGDLLEYGTTDRIQAHLNELLGTMACHGAVRANRRLTLPEMNALLRDMEHTERSGQCNHGRPTWTQMGMDDLDKLFLRGR from the coding sequence ATGATTGATGCTGCGCGTATCCAGCTGCTCAGTCCGCGGCTGGCGAACCAGATTGCTGCTGGTGAGGTGGTTGAGCGGCCGGCTTCGGTGATCAAGGAGCTGTTGGAAAACAGCTTGGATTCCGGTGCCAAGCGTATTGAAGTTGATGTCGAGCAGGGCGGCGTCAAGTTGCTCAAAGTGCGCGACAACGGCAGCGGCATCTCTGCGGATGATCTGCCGCTGGCATTGGCGCGACATGCCACCAGCAAGATTCGTGAGTTGGAAGACCTTGAGCAGGTGATGAGTCTCGGTTTTCGTGGCGAAGCGCTGGCGTCGATCAGCTCGGTCGCACGTCTGACCCTGACCTCGCGCACAGAAGGTGCTGAGCAGGCCTGGCAAGTAGAAACCGAAGGCCGCGACATGCAGCCACGGGTGCAGCCAGCGGCGCATCCGGTGGGCACATCGGTGGAAGTGCGTGACCTGTTCTTCAATACCCCCGCGCGGCGCAAGTTTCTCAAAACCGAGAAAACTGAGTTTGATCACCTGCAGGAAGTGATCAAACGGCTAGCCCTGGCGCGTTTCGATGTGGCTTTTCACTTGCGTCACAACGGCAAGACCATGCTCGGTTTGCATGAGGCGCCGGATGAACTCAGTCGCGCGCGCCGGGTGGCGTCGGTCTGCGGAGCCGCATTCTTAGAGCAGTCGTTGCCGATCGATATCGAACGTAACGGCCTGCATTTATGGGGTTGGGTCGGCTTGCCGACGTTTTCCCGTAGCCAGGCAGATTTGCAGTATTTCTATGTGAACGGCCGCATGGTGCGCGACAAGTTGGTCGCGCATGCGGTGCGTCAGGCCTACCGCGATGTGCTGTTCAATGGCCGTCATCCGACCTTTGTGCTGTTTCTGGAAATCGACCCTTCAGTGGTTGATGTCAACGTGCACCCAACCAAGCATGAAGTGCGCTTCCGTGATGGGCGCATGGTCCATGATTTCCTTTACGGCACGTTGCACCGGGCACTGGGTGAGGTGCGTCCGGAGGACCAATTGGCGGCTCCGGCGACGGTCAGCGAAATGCTGCGCCCTACCGGTCAGGCCGCCGGTGAGTTTGGTCCGCAGGGTGAAATCGGTTTGGCTGCCAGCCTGCTGCAGCCTGCGTCCAGCGGCTCTGTGTGGCGTTCGCCGGGTGCCGGTTATCAGGGCGCTCGCCCTGACTCCGCCTTGCCGGCCGCGGAAGCCCAAGGCGCCTATCGTGAATTTTTCGCGCCGATGGCGACGACGCCAGCTCCGGCGGGCTTGCCCGAGGCTCAGGGTGATATTCCACCGCTGGGTTACGCCATTGCTCAGCTCAAGGGCATCTATATTCTGGCTGAGAATGTACAGGGGTTGGTCGTTGTGGACATGCATGCGGCCCATGAGCGCATCACCTATGAGCGGCTGAAGGTGGCCATGGCCAGTGAGGGTTTGCGTGGCCAGCCGCTGCTGGTGCCCGAGTCGATTGCGGTGAGTCAGCGTGAAGCTGACTGCGCCGAGGAGCATGCCGAGTGGTTCTTGCGCCTGGGCTTCGAGTTGCAGCGCCTGGGGCCGGAGACATTGGCGATTCGGCAGATTCCGGCCTTGCTCAAGCAGGCCGAGGCGACACGCCTGGTGCAGGACGTGCTCGGTGATCTGCTCGAATACGGCACCACCGACCGCATTCAAGCCCACCTCAATGAACTGCTCGGCACCATGGCCTGTCACGGCGCTGTACGCGCTAATCGGCGCCTGACCCTGCCGGAAATGAATGCCTTGCTGCGCGACATGGAGCACACCGAGCGTAGCGGTCAATGCAACCATGGCCGTCCGACCTGGACGCAGATGGGCATGGATGACCTCGACAAGCTGTTCCTGCGCGGCCGCTAA
- a CDS encoding N-acetylmuramoyl-L-alanine amidase: MRISARFIAIGVALVGMAADVMAASDVRSVRLWRAPDNTRLVFDLSGPVQHSVFLLSAPNRIVIDVSGAKLATGFDQLTLSNTPITGVRSAQRTPEDLRVVIDLSAAVTPKSFTLAPNQQYGHRLVVDLFDQDGSGAPSLPTTIVATAPQVPVTPTQAPPKLTPIPNGKRDIVIAIDAGHGGEDPGALSPVKGQYEKHVTLAIAKELQRQVNAEKGFRAELVRTGDYFIPLRKRTEIARKKGADLFVSIHADAAPRAAAFGASVYALSDRGATSETARWLADSENQSDLIGGAGNVSLDDKDRMLAGVLLDLSMTASLSSSLNVGNKVLGNMGRVTPLHKRRVEQAGFMVLKSPDIPSILVETGFISNPNEARKLASSSHQQALARSIITGVRQFFHENPPPGTHVAWLRDNGKITLGPREHVVSSGESLALIAQRYQVSLAVLRTTNSLKSDVIKVGQRLQVPANALAAQP; encoded by the coding sequence ATGCGCATAAGCGCGCGTTTCATCGCAATTGGAGTGGCATTGGTAGGCATGGCCGCCGATGTAATGGCCGCTTCGGATGTGCGCAGTGTGCGGCTGTGGCGTGCGCCGGATAACACTCGCTTGGTGTTTGACCTGTCCGGGCCGGTGCAGCACAGCGTGTTTCTGCTCTCTGCGCCTAATCGCATTGTTATTGATGTCAGTGGTGCCAAGCTGGCCACGGGCTTCGATCAGTTGACCCTGAGTAATACCCCGATTACCGGCGTACGTTCTGCGCAGCGCACGCCGGAAGACCTGCGGGTGGTGATTGATCTTTCTGCCGCCGTGACGCCGAAGAGTTTTACCCTCGCCCCCAATCAGCAGTACGGCCATCGTTTGGTGGTCGACTTGTTTGATCAGGATGGCAGCGGCGCGCCAAGCCTGCCCACCACCATTGTGGCCACCGCGCCGCAAGTGCCGGTGACACCGACTCAAGCCCCGCCCAAACTGACCCCGATACCCAATGGTAAGCGCGATATTGTGATTGCTATTGATGCGGGCCACGGCGGTGAAGACCCGGGCGCCCTGTCGCCGGTCAAAGGCCAGTATGAGAAGCATGTGACCCTGGCGATTGCCAAAGAGCTGCAGCGCCAGGTCAATGCCGAGAAAGGCTTCCGGGCTGAGTTGGTGCGTACGGGCGACTACTTTATCCCCCTGCGCAAACGCACCGAGATCGCCCGTAAAAAGGGCGCCGATCTGTTTGTTTCCATCCATGCCGATGCCGCGCCTCGGGCTGCAGCATTTGGCGCGTCGGTGTATGCGCTATCGGACCGTGGGGCGACCTCGGAAACGGCGCGTTGGTTGGCCGATTCGGAAAATCAGTCGGACCTGATCGGCGGCGCCGGTAATGTCAGCCTGGATGATAAGGACCGCATGCTCGCCGGGGTATTGCTCGACCTGTCGATGACCGCCTCGCTGTCATCCAGCCTCAATGTGGGCAACAAGGTGCTGGGCAATATGGGCCGGGTCACGCCGCTGCATAAGCGCCGCGTAGAGCAGGCCGGTTTTATGGTGCTGAAATCGCCCGATATTCCCTCGATCCTGGTCGAGACGGGGTTTATCTCCAATCCCAATGAGGCCCGCAAACTTGCCTCTTCCAGCCACCAGCAGGCGCTGGCGCGCTCGATTATTACGGGCGTACGGCAGTTCTTTCATGAGAACCCGCCTCCGGGCACCCATGTGGCCTGGTTGCGTGATAACGGCAAGATCACCCTGGGTCCGCGTGAGCACGTGGTCAGCTCGGGTGAAAGCCTGGCGCTGATTGCCCAGCGTTATCAGGTCAGTCTGGCCGTGCTGCGCACTACCAATTCGCTGAAAAGCGATGTGATCAAGGTCGGTCAGCGTCTGCAGGTGCCGGCCAACGCACTGGCTGCGCAGCCATGA
- the tsaE gene encoding tRNA (adenosine(37)-N6)-threonylcarbamoyltransferase complex ATPase subunit type 1 TsaE encodes MSELELFAADEEAMLVLGARIAAVTGGIGLIYLHGDLGAGKTTLSRGIIRGLGHVGAVKSPTFTLVEPYEIGALRVFHFDLYRLVDPEELEYLGIRDYFDGHALCLVEWPQRGAGVLPKADLDITISPQEAGRVLRLQAHGERGTAWCATLAVEA; translated from the coding sequence GTGTCTGAGTTAGAACTGTTTGCCGCCGACGAAGAAGCGATGCTGGTGCTGGGGGCGCGCATTGCCGCCGTGACCGGCGGCATTGGCTTGATTTATTTGCATGGCGACCTGGGTGCCGGCAAAACCACCCTGTCGCGCGGCATTATTCGTGGCCTGGGGCATGTAGGGGCGGTGAAAAGCCCGACCTTTACCCTGGTTGAGCCCTACGAGATTGGCGCGTTGCGCGTTTTTCACTTCGATCTTTATCGTTTGGTGGATCCCGAAGAGCTGGAGTACCTCGGCATCCGTGATTATTTCGACGGGCATGCATTGTGTCTCGTCGAATGGCCTCAGCGAGGCGCAGGCGTTTTGCCAAAGGCTGACCTGGACATTACCATTAGCCCGCAAGAGGCCGGCCGGGTGCTGCGTTTGCAGGCGCACGGCGAGCGCGGCACCGCTTGGTGTGCCACTTTGGCCGTCGAGGCATGA